In Spodoptera frugiperda isolate SF20-4 chromosome 28, AGI-APGP_CSIRO_Sfru_2.0, whole genome shotgun sequence, one genomic interval encodes:
- the LOC118264972 gene encoding etoposide-induced protein 2.4 homolog, giving the protein MESVTNFSVSLIKGFVDSLRGVTVLLYLDKEINERALSRSPPTEIDNAKNKQKQPKLKQESKVLTRVLQSCILNGFIFLLSILVFEYALLPAVKYLVIAVFGHNPGVAHNVWAWMQPFLSMTFRMIWVLPLFLLSKLVNSLWFQDIADSAYRHRRGRPQFMSSVSKIIADSLFSLLVQALFLVQSMLVSMLPIAYIGELLCLIHMCLLYSLYSFEYKWFNMGWELHKRLTFIESNWPYFLGFGLPLAVLTQIPQSYIISGCVFSIFFPVFILSGNEATPVIGSEYPLRLFSPVVAISNGLFRFVRQGADVVTQRNR; this is encoded by the exons ATGGAGAGCGTTACA AATTTTTCTGTATCGCTTATCAAGGGTTTCGTGGACAGCTTACGGGGTGTAACAGTGCTGTTGTACCTCGACAAGGAAATAAACGAGCGTGCTTTAAGTCGCTCCCCGCCAACAGAAATTGATAATgccaaaaacaaacaaaaacaaccgAAGTTAAAACA GGAATCTAAAGTACTTACACGAGTGTTACAATCATGCATCTTGaatggttttatatttttgcttaGCATACTAGTTTTTGAGTATGCACTGTTGCCTGCGGTAAAGTACTTAGTGATAGCTGTGTTTGGCCACAACCCCGGTGTGGCGCACAATGTGTGGGCATGGATGCAGCCGTTCCTGTCCATGACCTTCCGGATGATATGGGTGCTTCCCTTGTTCCTGTTGAGTAAACTAGTCAACAGTTTATGGTTTCAG GATATAGCAGATAGTGCCTACCGCCACAGACGGGGGCGGCCTCAGTTCATGTCTAGCGTGAGCAAAATTATTGCTGACTCACTCTTCAGTCTGCTGGTGCAAGCCTTGTTTTTAGTACAG AGTATGTTAGTAAGTATGCTACCAATAGCGTACATAGGCGAGCTTCTATGCCTGATTCACATGTGCCTGCTGTACTCTCTGTACTCGTTCGAGTACAAGTGGTTCAACATGGGCTGGGAACTCCACAAGCGGCTTACCTTCATCGAGTCCAACTGGCCATACTTCCTTGGCTTTGGACTACCACTCGCCGTACTTACGCAGATTCCACAGTCTTATATTATtag CGGTTGCGTGTTCTCTATATTCTTCCCTGTATTTATATTGAGCGGTAATGAGGCTACGCCCGTTATAGGAAG CGAATATCCTCTACGCCTATTCTCGCCAGTGGTGGCGATTTCCAACGGACTGTTCCGTTTCGTTCGCCAGGGAGCCGATGTAGTGACACAACGGAATAGGTGA